Part of the Cyanobacteriota bacterium genome is shown below.
TTACAGAACACTGAGCAGCCTTCCTACCATCAACATTAGTGACTACCCTATGCTAGAACCCTCTACCACTCAACCATCCACCACTGCTAGTTTTTCTGCTGCCACAACGCCATCCCTTGCAGCCGCACCGTCCCTTAGTCAACAGTCATTCCCTGGCTTCTCTCCCTTTACCCAGCGCCACATTGGCCCCCGCGATTCTGACCTAGAAGCAATGTTAGCTGTAGTGGGCTGCACTAGTTTAGAGGAGTTGATTCAGCAAACTGTGCCTGCTAGTATTCGCCTAGATCGTCCACTCCAGCTAGGAGAAGAGGGGTGCGACGAGTATGCGGCTTTGCAGCGCCTGCGGGCGATCGCAGCCCAGAACCAAGTCTATCGCTCTTTTATTGGCATGGGCTACTACAACTGTATTACCCCACCTGTAATCCAGCGCAACATTTTAGAAAATCCGGGCTGGTATACCCAATACACCCCCTATCAGCCAGAAATTGCCCAAGGGCGATTGGAAGCCTTGCTAAACTTCCAGACGATGGTGAGTGATTTAACCGCCCTGCCGATCGCCAATGCGTCCTTACTAGACGAGGGTACCGCTGCTGCCGAAGCCATGACCCTCAGCTACAACGTTGTTAACGCTAAGACCAAAACCCAGCGCTACCAGTTCTTGGTCAGTGACACCTGCTTTCCCCAGACGATCGAGGTAGTCAAAACTCGCGCCCTGCCCTTGGGCATCGAAGTTGTCGTTGGTGACCACAACAGCATGGCCTTGGGGGACTCGGTGTTTGGTGTATTGCTACAATATCCTGCCCAAAATGGAGCTATTCACGACTATCGCCCTGTCATCGATCGTGCCCATGCAGCAGGTGCCCTGGTGATCATGGCGGCTGACTTGCTAAGCCTCACACTACTCACACCCCCTGGTGAACTAGGGGCTGACATCGCTGTGGGCAGTACCCAACGGTTTGGTGTACCCCTGGGCTACGGAGGCCCCCATGCTGCTTACTTTGCTACCAAGACAGACTACAAGCGGCAACTCCCTGGTCGGTTAGTGGGGGTCTCTAAAGATGTACACGGACAGCCTGCCTTGCGGCTAGCTCTACAAACCCGTGAGCAGCATATTCGCCGGGATAAAGCTACGAGCAATATTTGTACAGCCCAAGTGCTCCTGGCCGTGATGGCTTCTATGTATGCGGTTTATCACGGGGCTGAGGGCTTACAACGGATTGCAGAACGGGTGCATAGGCTGACTGTAGCGTTGGCCACTGGGTTACAGTCCCTAGGGTATGGGTTAGGATCCGCCAGTTACTTTGATACGCTATGGGTGACCGTAGGTGACCAAGCAGATGCCATTATGCAGCGGGCACTTCGGCAGCGGATTAATTTGCGGCGGGTGAATGCCGGTACGATCGGCCTCTCCCTGGATGAAACCACCACAGAGCAGGATGTGCAGGATTTGTTATCGGTATTTGCTGGCGATCGCGCGTCCGCCGTGGGCCTGGATGTTGGTCACAGCAACGGCTATTCCCCCAGGGAGTATGTCATGACACCGGCACTCCCCAAAGCTCTGCAACGAACTTCGGCCTACCTCACCCACCCTGTTTTCCACAGCTATCGTTCAGAGACAGAATTGCTGCGCTATATCCACCGCCTGCAAAGCAAAGACCTGTCCCTTACAACGGCAATGATTCCTCTGGGATCCTGTACTATGAAGTTGAATGCCACGGCTGAGATGATGCCTGTGACGTGGCCAGAGTTTGGACAATTGCACCCCTTCGCTCCCCTTGACCAAGCTCAAGGCTATCAGCAACTCTTCCACCAGTTGGAGCAGTGGTTAGGGGAAATTACTGGCTTTGCCGGCATTTCCTTGCAACCAAATGCTGGCTCCCAAGGGGAATATGCAGGCTTGTTGGTGATTCGCCAGTATCACATAGCACGGGGTGAGGGGCATCGGCATGTATGTTTGATTCCACAGTCAGCCCATGGAACAAACCCGGCTAGTGCCGTTATGGCGGGAATGCAAGTGGTACCCGTTGCCTGTGATGACCAGGGCAATATTGACGTTGCTGATCTCCACGCCAAAGCCGAGGCTCATAGTGCCAATCTGGCAGCCTTAATGGTGACCTATCCTTCCACCCATGGCGTATTTGAGGAAACAATTCGGGAAATTTGTGCCCTTATCCATGCCCATGGCGGTCAAGTCTATATGGATGGTGCCAATATGAATGCCCAAGTGGGGATCTGTCGTCCTGCAGATTTTGGGGCCGATGTTTGTCATTTGAACCTACACAAAACCTTCTGCATTCCCCATGGTGGGGGTGGCCCAGGGGTGGGGCCGATCGGAGTTCAACCTCATTTAGTGCCTTTTCTCCCAGGGCATGGGGTAGTGCCCATGGGCAGTGAGCAGGCGATAGGAGCCGTATCGGCTGCGCCTTGGGGTAGCAGTAGCATCCTCCCCATTTCTTGGATGTACATTGTCATGATGGGGCAAGCAGGGCTGAAGCGAGCTACGGAGGTAGCAATTCTCAATGCTAACTACATTGCTAAGCGGCTAGAACCCTACTATCCCGTACTGTATAAAGGGAGTCAGGGAAGGGTAGCCCATGAGTGCATTCTGGATTTGCGGGAGTTTAAGAAAACCGCTGATATTGACGTAGATGACATTGCCAAGCGGCTGATTGACTACGGGTTTCATGCTCCTACGGTGTCGTGGCCGGTGGCAGGCACGATGATGGTGGAGCCGACGGAGAGTGAATCGAAGCAGGAGCTAGATCGGTTCTGTGAAGCCATGATTGCTATCCGGGCAGAGATTCAGGCTATTGCCGATGGCGTGGTTGACCGTCGTAACAATGTGCTAAAGCATGCACCCCACACGGCTGCTGACCTGTTGCGCTCAGAGTGGGATCGTCCCTACAGCCGAGAACAGGCCGCCTATCCCACATCTTGGACTCGCGCCCACAAATTCTGGGCACCCGTAGGCCGCATTGACAGCGCCTATGGCGATCGCAACTTGGTTTGCGCGTGTTTGCCCATGGATGCCTATGGCCAATGAGCGAAAAAATCTTGTCGGTCTGGCCGGATTAGCAGTTCTACACAGTGGACAATAAAGATCATGAAGTGCGCCTATAATTACGCCATTTCTCCTATTGTTATTGACCCGGTTGAGTGCCTATGTCAACCCAGCAACTGCCCATTACTGCTCTCCAGAAAGTCCGGCAATTTATCCGCAGTGGGTTGACGGTGCCCGCGTCAGAAAACAACCCGCCTCAACTGTCCTTTGAAGACGATTTGCCAGAGCCAGAGTCGTTAGATGCCCTAAGTGACCTGTTCAAGTTTGCAGGAGTATCTGCAACTACAAATTCGCGTTCAGGGGCAACGGGTCGCTGGTTAGTGAGTGTGGTTAATCCGGGCGCAATTCTGGCAAAACTGCCTGGGTTGGAGTTGAAGCCGGGCTGGCGGTTAGTCAGCTACCTCTATCGCGAGGCTGATCACGGTCTGGGGGTGTGTTGGGCCGTTGCCGAGACACATAGCAGCACTGCTAACCTAGAAGCAGCCCTAGTGGGCTGTAAAACCCAAGACCAACTGCCTATCCCAGAGGGGGCGCTGGGTAATTTCATGGATGCCATCACGGGCGATCGTTCGGTGCGTTCTTTTGCCATTGCTTCGATGTTTTATCGTGAAATCAAGGAGTTTGGTGCCCTGGGTAATTTGCAGGATTGGACGCATCATCATCTGATTGCCACTGTGCCTGGTAAGGTGAACTGGCAATGGCAAGGTGACATTCCCAAGAACCTCGCCCCCAAGGTGAGAACCTTCCCCGATGGGCGGGCAGCGCTAGAATTCTTTACCTGTCGGGTGGTTGCTCCAATCGCCATCTATCGCCATATTGACCTGTATTTGCCCGACAGCTACCGTGCTAATGGCATGAGTCAGGCAATTGCCACGGTTTAGTCATGCCTAGAAAGGTATTAATAGCATCAATAGCTATCAATAGTAACGCTACCGTGTATACTGTAGAAAGGCTGTTCACTAGTGGTAGCTCACATTGCCCTCTTCCGCAACCACTTGCTCACAGCAGGAACGGGTTCTAAGCCTGACTGGATCTACGATCAACGCCCAGAGAATTGGTATATGGATGTTACCCCTGATTGCTACTCTGCCCAGTCCCTAGACCTTGGAACTGAAGGACACTGTCACGCTGCTGACCAGCCTACCCCTAAGGGCTGGGTGGATGTCCTGGTGGATTGTCCCGGTGCTCAAGGTCTGTATATCTACGCTGTGCCACCCCATCTTACGGTGCAACCTGGGGATATTTTGACCGTTCCCTTCGGTGCCCAACAGGTGGGGGCAATCGCGGTGCATCGGCGATCGTCACCCCCCGTTGACCTAGAGGCAAGCCAAATTCGCTGGGTTGAGGAGGTTGTGAGTCAGGGCTTTTTTCCCGCTGATTATTGGACATTGCTACGCCAAGTTGCGGACTACTATTGCACACCCCTGATGCAGGTGATTCGTGTAGCACTGCCCCCTGGACTGTTACGGCGATCGCAGCGCCGCATCCGTCAAGTGACTGCTCCTAGCCTCCAAAACAGTCCCCAAACTACCCCAGCTCAACACCTGTTGGCCGCCCTTGCCCAGAGTAAAACCAGAGATTTGACCTGGCAGTTTCTTCAACAACGGGTGCGGGGTGCGGCTTCAGGACTACGGGAACTACAGCAGTTGGGATTGGTAGAAAGCTACCTAGCCATGCCGTCGCCAGTACGCCCCAAGTTGCAGCAGGCAGTTACCCTGACTACAACCCTAGGGCAAGCACCGTTAAGCCCCCGCCAGCAAGAAGTGCTGGAAGTTTTGAAAGCTAAGGGAGGTGAGCTATGGATGACAGAATTGTTGCAACTGTGCCGGGTCAGTGCTTCGGTGGTCAAAACCTTGGCCCACAAAGGGTATGTGGTGATTCAGCCCCGGGAACTGCTGCGATCGGAGGTCAACCCTGTCTTGCCTAGGGATCAGCCCAAGCTCCTCAATGCTGATCAGAGGCAAGCTGTAGCAACCATTACAAGTCTGTCTGGCTATGCCCAGGTGCTGTTGCATGGAGTTACGGGTTCCGGCAAAACAGAGGTCTATCTGCAGGCGATCGCCCCGGTGCTCAGTCGGCAACAATCCGTTCTGATTCTCGTCCCTGAAATTGGCCTGACCCCCCAGTTAACTGATCGCCTTCGCCAGCGCTTTGCTCCCAGTTCCCTCTTGCTTTACCACAGTGGCTTAGCCGATGGTGAACGTTACGACACCTGGCGACAAATGCTGCAACCTAACCCCCGGATTGTTCTAGGCACACGCTCGGCCATTTTTGCCCCCCTGACCAACCTAGGGCTAATCATTCTAGATGAAGAGCATGATGACAGCTTCAAGCAAGACCAACCTGCTCCCTGTTACCATGCCCGCACCGTTGCTCAATGGCGTGCTGCCCTGGCTAACTGTCCCTTGGTGTTGGGTTCTGCCACACCCTCCCTAGAAAGTTGGGTTGCCTGTGGTGGCCCAGGGATTTTACCTTTGCCATCAACCTCGTCCCTAGAGCATGCTGCTGCTGTGTCAGTTTCCCAGGCTAGTCCCCCAGCCCTAGGCAGTGACCGAGGGCTGCGCTGCTACCTATCTCTGCCCAAGCGCATCCACGATCGTCCCCTACCACCCATGACCGTGGTAGATATGCGCCAGGAATTTCAGCAGGGTAACCGTTCAATCTTTAGTCGTCAGTTGCAACAGGCCCTGATCGAACTGCAAGCCAACCGTCAGCAGGGCATTCTCTTCATCCATCGGCGAGGACATAGCACCTTTGTAGCCTGCCGCAACTGTGGCTACGTTCTGGACTGTCCCCACTGTGATGTTTCCCTAGCCTATCACCACACCCATGCCCAGGCATCCCCGTTACTGCGTTGTCACTACTGCAACTTTACCCAGCTCCATCCTTCCCATTGTCCCCAGTGCAACTCCCCCTACCTCAAGCACTTTGGCAGTGGCACTCAGCGGGTCGTGCAGGAGTTAGCACGGCTACTACCCGATCTGCGCTGTCTCCGGTACGACAGTGACACCACTCGTACCAAAGGTGCTCACCGTGCCCTGATGAGCCAGTTTGCCCAGGGCGATGCCGATGTGTTGGTAGGCACCCAAATGCTCACCAAAGGGATTGATCTGCCCCAAGTGACCCTAGTGGGCATCTTGGCGGCTGATGGCTTGCTACATCTAGCAGATTACCGAGCTAGTGAGCGATCGTACCAGACCCTGACCCAAGTAGCCGGACGCTCAGGGCGAGGAGACCACCCTGGCCAAGTCATCCTCCAAACCTATAACCCCGATCATCCCGTTATTCGTGCTGTGCAACGGCAGTGCTATGCAGCATTTGCCGAGGCTGAGCTAGCCATGCGCGCTAGCTTTCACTACCCCCCCCTGGCACAATTGGCCCTAGTGCGACTCAGTAGCCCTAATCCCACGGCAGTAGAAGTGACCGCCCATCGCTGTGCTGACCTATTGCAGGCTAGCCTTGGCCCACAGCCCAACTGTCAAATCATGGGGGCAGTGCCCGCGCCGATTCTGCGGGTTGCCGATCGCTACCGCTGGCAAATCTTAATCAAGTGCTGGGGATCAGCAAACCTCTCATCGTTACTAGCAGCAGCGATGGAACCATTGCGGGCAGCCTGCCCAACCTCGGTTAGTTTCACGATTGATATTGACCCCCTACACCTAGGCTAAGAATCCCCACGCAGGAGCCGGTCATGATTATCATGACTAGTTAACCAAGCGGTGCCATCAGTGAGGGCACCCTAGTAATTGTTGTGGCAGTGATCCATACACCATTCCCACACGTTACCGTGCGGACCATACTATCTTCTAGTATCTGCTGGGATAGCAGGTGGCTGTAATCGGTCGATCGCACCAAATTTCCTCACTTTAGACAAGGCTTCAACAATGCTCATAACGATGCTCAGCAATCTTAATCATTCCTTCGCATCAGCGCTTTGCTGAGTTTCTGAGAAGCTGTTACAATCATTCATAATTATGTCAATGTTGATTGATACGCAATGACATTGATGTCCATAGCGTTAGCAATCAAGCGGCGTTAGTACTTGTTTACCCAGGCTTAACTCCCATGGCTCTAGCATCACTACTTGTTATTGCGTTGGTAAGCTGGTCGCTACACCTGATGACCCAAGCATTAGAGCGGCAAGAGTTTTCCCTCATGCTAGCGGGTTGCTTGGTTGCTGCCTCAGCCGCTGCCACGGTTGGTGTATGTTTTCTGATGGGCAACTACTTTGACTATGTTAGCCATTTGCCTTCTGTTTCGCCTGTAGTGGATGATGCTGCTAACTCTGCACTGTGGTTGGTGCAAGTTGACGATGCCGAACTACTACCTAACTAACCGTGCTTACAGTCGCTGGATTTTGTAGAATCGGGTTAGTGGCTTGTTAACAAAATGAAATCATTATTTAATTTTGGCTGTCATGGTTTTGCCTGTAGCGCAGGCACCCTATCCCTCACTAGGATGCGCGCGATGCCTAGGCCAGTAACGAGTGATGACTTGCATAGCCTTGACTAGCAGCCGTCGCAGTATTGGCTGCTCGTAGATCAGCATGATGTTAATACTGAAGCAAGCCCCTGCCAGGCAGAGCAACACATAGGTCGGCAGCATCACAACCCCCACCAGCAGCCAGGACAGCACATGCATGACCATCATCACAGCTAGGCTAATTCCCAAGACCGCAACGGCAC
Proteins encoded:
- the gcvP gene encoding aminomethyl-transferring glycine dehydrogenase, translated to MLEPSTTQPSTTASFSAATTPSLAAAPSLSQQSFPGFSPFTQRHIGPRDSDLEAMLAVVGCTSLEELIQQTVPASIRLDRPLQLGEEGCDEYAALQRLRAIAAQNQVYRSFIGMGYYNCITPPVIQRNILENPGWYTQYTPYQPEIAQGRLEALLNFQTMVSDLTALPIANASLLDEGTAAAEAMTLSYNVVNAKTKTQRYQFLVSDTCFPQTIEVVKTRALPLGIEVVVGDHNSMALGDSVFGVLLQYPAQNGAIHDYRPVIDRAHAAGALVIMAADLLSLTLLTPPGELGADIAVGSTQRFGVPLGYGGPHAAYFATKTDYKRQLPGRLVGVSKDVHGQPALRLALQTREQHIRRDKATSNICTAQVLLAVMASMYAVYHGAEGLQRIAERVHRLTVALATGLQSLGYGLGSASYFDTLWVTVGDQADAIMQRALRQRINLRRVNAGTIGLSLDETTTEQDVQDLLSVFAGDRASAVGLDVGHSNGYSPREYVMTPALPKALQRTSAYLTHPVFHSYRSETELLRYIHRLQSKDLSLTTAMIPLGSCTMKLNATAEMMPVTWPEFGQLHPFAPLDQAQGYQQLFHQLEQWLGEITGFAGISLQPNAGSQGEYAGLLVIRQYHIARGEGHRHVCLIPQSAHGTNPASAVMAGMQVVPVACDDQGNIDVADLHAKAEAHSANLAALMVTYPSTHGVFEETIREICALIHAHGGQVYMDGANMNAQVGICRPADFGADVCHLNLHKTFCIPHGGGGPGVGPIGVQPHLVPFLPGHGVVPMGSEQAIGAVSAAPWGSSSILPISWMYIVMMGQAGLKRATEVAILNANYIAKRLEPYYPVLYKGSQGRVAHECILDLREFKKTADIDVDDIAKRLIDYGFHAPTVSWPVAGTMMVEPTESESKQELDRFCEAMIAIRAEIQAIADGVVDRRNNVLKHAPHTAADLLRSEWDRPYSREQAAYPTSWTRAHKFWAPVGRIDSAYGDRNLVCACLPMDAYGQ
- the priA gene encoding primosomal protein N' is translated as MVAHIALFRNHLLTAGTGSKPDWIYDQRPENWYMDVTPDCYSAQSLDLGTEGHCHAADQPTPKGWVDVLVDCPGAQGLYIYAVPPHLTVQPGDILTVPFGAQQVGAIAVHRRSSPPVDLEASQIRWVEEVVSQGFFPADYWTLLRQVADYYCTPLMQVIRVALPPGLLRRSQRRIRQVTAPSLQNSPQTTPAQHLLAALAQSKTRDLTWQFLQQRVRGAASGLRELQQLGLVESYLAMPSPVRPKLQQAVTLTTTLGQAPLSPRQQEVLEVLKAKGGELWMTELLQLCRVSASVVKTLAHKGYVVIQPRELLRSEVNPVLPRDQPKLLNADQRQAVATITSLSGYAQVLLHGVTGSGKTEVYLQAIAPVLSRQQSVLILVPEIGLTPQLTDRLRQRFAPSSLLLYHSGLADGERYDTWRQMLQPNPRIVLGTRSAIFAPLTNLGLIILDEEHDDSFKQDQPAPCYHARTVAQWRAALANCPLVLGSATPSLESWVACGGPGILPLPSTSSLEHAAAVSVSQASPPALGSDRGLRCYLSLPKRIHDRPLPPMTVVDMRQEFQQGNRSIFSRQLQQALIELQANRQQGILFIHRRGHSTFVACRNCGYVLDCPHCDVSLAYHHTHAQASPLLRCHYCNFTQLHPSHCPQCNSPYLKHFGSGTQRVVQELARLLPDLRCLRYDSDTTRTKGAHRALMSQFAQGDADVLVGTQMLTKGIDLPQVTLVGILAADGLLHLADYRASERSYQTLTQVAGRSGRGDHPGQVILQTYNPDHPVIRAVQRQCYAAFAEAELAMRASFHYPPLAQLALVRLSSPNPTAVEVTAHRCADLLQASLGPQPNCQIMGAVPAPILRVADRYRWQILIKCWGSANLSSLLAAAMEPLRAACPTSVSFTIDIDPLHLG